A stretch of Aphis gossypii isolate Hap1 unplaced genomic scaffold, ASM2018417v2 Contig00627, whole genome shotgun sequence DNA encodes these proteins:
- the LOC126554852 gene encoding uncharacterized protein LOC126554852 has product MESYYDILKTSRAHLKADGKTKTSKFHKWTNVVKPLYDRMKNEEKQLNEEIDKINNSRTPRLSLAQITDHLSRSNTKPNSSMTTDPKNEKMFNFTATPKVKRGSGLYKDVIPQTQLVYYDDPNELVTRLNLLTSSQNVGNTGVNNEIISILEELHERNK; this is encoded by the exons ATGGAATCTTATtacgacattttaaaaacttcacgAGCTCATTTAAAAGCAGATGGGAAAACTAAAACCTCAAAGTTTCATAAATGGACGAATGTTGTAAAACCTCTATACGATAGAATGAAAAATGAGGAAAAGCAATTAAACGaagaaatagataaaattaataactcaagAACTCCTAGATTAAGTTTAGCACAAATTACCGATCATTTATCTAGATCTAACACTAAAC CAAACAGTTCTATGACTACAGATCCaaagaatgaaaaaatgtttaattttactgcAACCCCAAAGGTTAAGAGAGGTTCTGGtttatataaagatgtaatacctcaaacacaattagtttattatgacGATCCGAATGAACTAGTAACTAGATTAAATCTTCTAACATCATCACAAAATGTTGGTAATACTGGTgtcaataatgaaattatatcaattttagaaGAATTACACGAGAGAAataagtag